One Brassica napus cultivar Da-Ae chromosome A1, Da-Ae, whole genome shotgun sequence genomic region harbors:
- the LOC106449756 gene encoding napin-like: protein MANKLFLVSATLAFFFLLTNASVYRTVVEVDEDATNPAGPFRIPKCRKEFQQAQHLKACQQWLHKQAMQSGSGPSWTLDGEFDFEDDMENPQGPQQRPPLLQQCCNELHQEEPLCVCPTLKGASKAVKQQVRQQGQMQGQQGQQMQQVVSRIYETATHLPRVCNIPQVSICPFQKTTPGPYY from the coding sequence ATGGCGAACAAGCTCTTCCTCGTCTCGGCAACTCTCGCCTTTTTCTTCCTTCTCACCAATGCCTCCGTCTACAGGACGGTTGTGGAAGTCGATGAAGATGCCACAAACCCAGCCGGCCCATTTAGGATTCCAAAATGTAGGAAGGAGTTTCAGCAAGCACAACACCTGAAAGCTTGCCAACAATGGCTCCACAAGCAGGCAATGCAGTCCGGTAGTGGTCCTAGCTGGACCCTCGATGGTGAGtttgattttgaagatgacatgGAGAACCCCCAGGGCCCACAACAGAGGCCGCCACTACTCCAGCAGTGCTGCAACGAGCTCCACCAGGAAGAGCCACTTTGCGTTTGCCCAACCTTGAAAGGAGCATCCAAAGCCGTTAAACAGCAGGTTCGACAACAGGGACAAATGCAGGGACAGCAGGGACAGCAAATGCAGCAAGTAGTGAGCCGTATCTACGAGACCGCTACGCACTTACCTAGAGTTTGCAACATCCCGCAAGTTAGCATTTGTCCCTTCCAGAAGACCACGCCTGGGCCCTACTACTAG